In Spiroplasma clarkii, the DNA window TTAATCCAAATTCAGTGTTTTCAGCTCCAAATTGCAATAAAGCTGTTTTAAGACCTTGATTTTTTAACAGTTTAATATTTTGACTCATGATTTTTGCATTGTCAACATCAACTTGGGCATCAAAACATAAAACTAATTTATTTGGATTAATTTTATGATACCTTAATTGAGCTAAAAACTTTTTAACATCAAAGTCTGAACTCGCTAAAAACCTTGCATCATACTCAACAAAGCATAATTGTTTTTGCAAACTATTTCTTTTAATATCTTTAACTGAGTTCATTGCTAAAAATCTTTTAAATAATGAACTCAAACCATATTCTTCAACTAGGTTTTTATAAACTTCAAAGTTTTGCGAAGAAACTTCATTTCCTTCAATCAAACTTCCCACAAAATAAGCTGAATACTCCTTGGTTTTAGTATTATAAATTGACTCAAAATATGGGGTTGCATTATTTAAAGGTACTAATTCATTTAAAGTTAAAAGTTTTTTTGCCTTAATTTTTTCATTTAAAACTTCAAAAGGATCTACAAAGTAAACTGTCTCATCAGAATGATTAAGCTTTTTGAGATTAGCTGTGTGATTTAATTCAAACAAATGCTCTAAATTATTTGAGTTAATTCCATAAATTGAAACATAACTATTAACTTTAATTGAAATTTTAAAGTCCTTAAAAATAAATTGTTTTTTAATTTCTGTTAAACAGTCTTCTACTTTTCTAGCAAATAATCTTTTTTCTTCTTCTGAAGTCACTTTTTCAAAACTATCAATTGGTACAAACATTGCATAAGTTTTGTAATTTGGTTTAAAAAATAAAGCCTCATTAAATTCATGACTTAAAATTTCATAAGAGTCATGAGCAAATTCAGTGGTGATTTTTTCTCGCACCACATTGCTTATTTTGTTTTCCAAAGTATCATAACCCTTAATAAAATAGGTCAAATACATTCCATAGCGAATTTTTTCGGCATCAATTTTTTTTAACAATTCATCATGTGCAGACGATTGATTTAAGAAGTAATCATCATCATATTTAACCACTGTTTGTAATCTTAAAGCATGCACATAAATTTGTTCAACAATTGTTAAACACCCATAGGTTAAATAACCAACTGCTAATCAAACTAAAATTGTCATTAAAAAGTTAAAGTACTGAATGTCATAAATTTTTGTAGCTGTTGCAAATAAAGCAGCTACTAGTGAGACAATGGTTGTCAATGATCACATACTCCACTTTGAAAGCTTTTTAGTAAAAAACCCAATTCAATATAAAATAAAGGGAACTAGATAGGCTACTACAACCACAATAATCAGTTCTTGGTTTTCAATAGCTCCATAATATTGAGGGAAAAGGTTGGGAAACAAAACTGTCCCTAGCACATTACAAGCAACAACTCCAACTGAAGAATAAACTGAAATAAAGAATAAAGAAACTCAATATAAAAAAATAGGTAATAAAACTGTAAGGTTTAACCACTCAGGATTATTTAAAGAAATTGCTAAAACAATAATTCCAAATAAAGAAACCACTCCTAGACCAAATCCAAGTAAAAATTCATAATAAATTTTAATTTTTTCAAAAATATGTCGTGAAAGCCCTCAGGTAATCACATAAACTATAAAGGTGATTGTTGTGTAAGAAAGACAAGCAATTAAAGCAATAAAAATATTCATTTTTGCTCACTTTCCTTTCTTAAATAACAATTAAACATAAAAAAATGGTGGAGATGGCGGGAATCGAACCCGCGTCCAAAATACTCCGACCCATAACGTCTACAGTTTAGTCTCTTCTAACTTACACTATAAACCAACAGAAGAAACTAGATTTAATTCATAGCGTTGATAATTAAATTTCAAAATCGCTTATTATCAAAATCACAATTTCTATTGTGCTAGGTAATACGTATCTAAATTGAAGCACAAGTACAATTCAATACGTTGAATGCTATTAATCTTAAAGATTAATTAAGCTGCTAAAGCAACCCCAGCTGATGCATTATTGATCATAAATGCTGGCATTTCAAATTCGTTTTTGTTTTTGTTTGCATTTTATCAAACCTAGAAGTATTAAGGTTTACCAAACCACTGCAGTCATGGGTTAAACATATCCTGTCGAAGCCAGGACATCCCCATACATTAATTATAAAAGATTTTTGAACCTTTTTATAGGTTTTTTAAAAATATCTGAGTGAAATTTGTAAACTATTAATGTGTTGTATATAATAAGTTTAGAAGGAGTAAAAAAATGTTTGAAAAAAGATTAAAAGTTGGAAAGACAATGATGATAACTGGCTTAGCACTGCAAATTGTGGCAGTTGCAATTCCATTGATATTTGCAATTGTACTACTTGCCACTATAGCAAATTGAAAATTTGGAGAATTTGATATTTTGAATGATACATTAGTATTAGAATTATTGCTAACAGTTGCTTTGATAGTTTTAGTTTACACACTTGCCTTTTCCTTAGTAGCTACAATTGTAGTTTTGATAAATGCAGCTCGACTTGCAAAATCAAACTACCGAGAACAAACAAGAGCTTTAGTAAATATTTGTTTTAGTATTTTTGGACTAACAGTATTTTCATCTTTTATTGGTTTTGTTGGAGGAGTTTGACCAACAGTGTTTATGATTATCCCAGCAGGAATAGGTTTTGGTGGAGCAATTATCGGACTTATAAATATTAAAGGAGCCCCAGTCAATGTTGAACCAGATAAAGAGACAACAAGACAAGAAGTTTTTAAAATGGCCTTTGTACTTAGTTTAGTGACAACTATTTTTAGTGCAATATTTATCATTCCACTAATTTGGATGATTCCAATGACAATTTATTGTAATAAATACAGTAAAGATAAAGAAGATCATTTAGCATTTGCAATCTTAATGTTGATTTT includes these proteins:
- a CDS encoding EAL domain-containing protein codes for the protein MNIFIALIACLSYTTITFIVYVITWGLSRHIFEKIKIYYEFLLGFGLGVVSLFGIIVLAISLNNPEWLNLTVLLPIFLYWVSLFFISVYSSVGVVACNVLGTVLFPNLFPQYYGAIENQELIIVVVVAYLVPFILYWIGFFTKKLSKWSMWSLTTIVSLVAALFATATKIYDIQYFNFLMTILVWLAVGYLTYGCLTIVEQIYVHALRLQTVVKYDDDYFLNQSSAHDELLKKIDAEKIRYGMYLTYFIKGYDTLENKISNVVREKITTEFAHDSYEILSHEFNEALFFKPNYKTYAMFVPIDSFEKVTSEEEKRLFARKVEDCLTEIKKQFIFKDFKISIKVNSYVSIYGINSNNLEHLFELNHTANLKKLNHSDETVYFVDPFEVLNEKIKAKKLLTLNELVPLNNATPYFESIYNTKTKEYSAYFVGSLIEGNEVSSQNFEVYKNLVEEYGLSSLFKRFLAMNSVKDIKRNSLQKQLCFVEYDARFLASSDFDVKKFLAQLRYHKINPNKLVLCFDAQVDVDNAKIMSQNIKLLKNQGLKTALLQFGAENTEFGLIPIYNPNYLFIERSICNKINLLKQNKDIVQNIAKIAVKIEAQVIAPDVNSYMIFKTLKNLGIELLFGELIGLGTKPKLVIDNELRYLLNK